One Streptomyces sp. CG4 genomic window, GTACCTGCCCCGCCAGGGGTTGGCCGCAGCGAACTGATTGGTCGTGTCGACGACGATCTTTCCGGACCAGTCGGTGAGGCCGGTCAGTTTCGGCACGGCGAAGAACGGCACCGAGAGGAACACGAGCCCCGGCTCGGCCGCTTCCTCGGCCGTCGCTGCGCGGGCCATCCGCCCCAGCTTGGTCACGAGGGCTTGGAGGGTATAGGGGCCCCGGCTGTTGCCGATGACCACCTCATGGCCGTGGCGGACGGCCTGGTCGGCGACCGCCTGGCCCACCTCTCCTGCACCGAGTACGCCAATGATGTTGTGTGGGGTCATGGTGCTGTTCCTTGATCGTGTGCAAAGACCATTCGGTTGCCCGACACCGGCTCGTGTGCACTTTCGTTCATCGGCCGCTACGCGCGCTGGGGGTTGAAGTCCAAAAGGACTTTGCCGTTGTCGTGCAGGTACGCAAGGGCCTTGGCGAAGTCCCTGGCCTTGTAGACGGGAGCGGAGGGCAACGTCAGCCTGCCATCGGCGACCAGTTGCGCGGACTCTGCGCTCAGGGCCGGATGACGGGGCAGATACTCGTCGTCATACATCCAGAACTCCGTTGTGGTGATGTTCTTGGTCCGCAACATGTCCTGATCGGGGGCGAAGGGCTCGCCACTCATGTAGCCGTAGAT contains:
- a CDS encoding NAD(P)-binding domain-containing protein, whose product is MTPHNIIGVLGAGEVGQAVADQAVRHGHEVVIGNSRGPYTLQALVTKLGRMARAATAEEAAEPGLVFLSVPFFAVPKLTGLTDWSGKIVVDTTNQFAAANPWRGRYDVGDLTGSEWVAEHLPGARVVKALNTLFAPFIAADPRHAEGRQVAFYAGDDTDAKATVAGLLCEFGFAALDLGGLREGGRLMQLDGALSARHLLLQDVG